The DNA segment TATCTCAGAAGCTTGTGCTGCAATGGATGCCGTGGAAGTGTCAATTTCTGCTGCTTTTTGAGCTGGGGCTTCGGTGGCTAAAACGGGTTGTACTAATGTTGAATCGGTTGCCCGCCTGACTGGCAAAGCAGCATCTGCCGAGATCGGTGCCGTGTCAACATCGACTGCTTCGCTTAATTGTGAGCTTTGAGATTCTGCAAAAAAGGGTGAATTCTTGAAAGGATTATCTGGCGGAAATTCATCTGCCATTTCCTCAGAGAAAAAAGCGGAAGGATTGAAAACATTAATCGATCTTGCCCCCAACGGGTGCAAAAATTTAGGACTTAGTAAGTTCTGCCCTAACGGATTAGGTGGAAGCAAGGGGTTTTTGATACCAAGGGGTTCCTGGGGTATCGTTTCTCCATCGGGAAGATTGTTCCTTAGTTCTGTGCCCTCATGTTCCGCCATATTTTTGTTGTATTAATTTCTAGGCGAAGTATCCTAAACTATCGCGTCCACCGGAAATTGAAGAACCGCCAGTGCGTGACTTATCAACCTGTAAACCCTCGTATGACAGCGTTAACTCTTCAATCGCCACCGTATTGGAGTCTGCATTTAATGAGGCTGACTTCCAAGCAACAGGGACGGCACCAATCAGCGTCCAACATTGCATTGTTTCCCCTGCCGGGTTAAATACCAAAATATTAATGTTACGGCGTTCTTTCTTCGGTAGATTATTGCCTTGACTGCGCCCAACATCGCTTAATATTTTACTAATCCAATCCCAAAAAACTAAATCATTGGTGATACCACGCTTGAGGGTCACATCTGAAAATTCTGACTGACCTAGAAAAATTCTCTGTTGATCGTTGACACCGCCTTCATGGTGTTTTTGAGCTTTTATCGTGACACCTAATCCTTGGCATTCTGTGAAACAGGCAGTAATATTACTTTGAATTTCTACATAAAAGCGATTAGCAGTAACGTAGTTCAGTTCGCGGACGCTAGTACCATTTTTATTCTGTCCATTACTACGACTTGACGCAGACGACTGTGCTGGTGGCAGTGGGGTGGGCATCAGAAGTATCCTCCGTAGTTTCTACTGCGTTCCCTTTGACGACGTAAATCTTCAAGCATCAATTCATAAACGCGATCGCTCAATTGCCGCAGCAATAAAGGATCGCGCAGAACTTTAGCGGCTGTCTTTGAAACCGCAGTTTGGTTATCTTTATCGTTACTGGGAACTAAACCAGGTGCTGCGTACCCAGCCGGACGGGCGCTACTCCCAATAGGTTGGAGATGGGATTGTGTCCCCAGATTGGCGATCGCGCCGGGAAACGCTTGTTTGGAAGAATACCTGTTCATAAAAAAACCAGAACTTCCTGTTATTTTAGACCACCCGTTTTGGCTGATTGCTAGACAAAGGTCTAAATTTAGCTAATAGCTATTCGCCATTAACCTCTAGAAATCTAATTTAATCTAATCCAGCAGGTGATTATCTAAAAACTATTCTAGCGGTTGCAACGGCACCAGTCCTGCTTTGCTCAGCAGTCGCTGTGCCTCAAGAGTTCTCAGCAAATCGGCGAACTTTTGACCAGCCGGGATACGACGGTTATCTCCAGAATAAATAACCGTTATCGGATATGCCAAGGGGTAGGTGCTATTCTTGAAAAATTCTATATTAGGACGATAACTTCCTTTATCATCACAAAGGTCAGTTGTTGGCTCTACTGGTTTCCCATTGTCTTGAATTAACGCCTGGATTGCCGGTTTATTTCCATCTTTTAGAGCTAAGGGATAAGCCGAACATTGACCGAAAACTTTGCTGATTGTGCCAAAGGCAATTCCCCCGACCTCATCATCCTCAAAATCCCGAATCACCTGTCGCAGAGTCTCAAAGGTGGACATCGGCTTAATTTCTGGCTCGAAAGAATTTTTAAACAAAGGAGGTGTTTGTTCGCTCTTTTGAATTAATTTTCTAAATAGAGCAATTTTCTGTTCATCTTTGAGAACCCGTTGCTCAAATATTCGTACTGCCTCCGTTTCTTTCGGAATATAGAGTTTTACAGGTAAATCAGGTCCTCCTAAGACCTGCCAATTAGTAATTTCGCCAGTGTAAAGCTGACGCAATTGCTCAAAAGTAATTTGACCCTTGAGAGACTGAGGAAGACTTTTCTCTCTTTTGGCATAGCTGAAGGCAACAAACACGACCAGCCCATCGTAGGCAACTTGTTTATA comes from the Coleofasciculus sp. FACHB-1120 genome and includes:
- a CDS encoding phage tail protein: MPTPLPPAQSSASSRSNGQNKNGTSVRELNYVTANRFYVEIQSNITACFTECQGLGVTIKAQKHHEGGVNDQQRIFLGQSEFSDVTLKRGITNDLVFWDWISKILSDVGRSQGNNLPKKERRNINILVFNPAGETMQCWTLIGAVPVAWKSASLNADSNTVAIEELTLSYEGLQVDKSRTGGSSISGGRDSLGYFA